A window of the Deinococcus malanensis genome harbors these coding sequences:
- a CDS encoding response regulator, producing the protein MVRQILLIDDNPQDRVLAEEAFEQVCADCHLLTQPSGPEALEYLKNTTVLPDVLLLDVNMPGMNGFEVLAALKSDPRLALIPVVMLSTSQSQEDVARSYTLHASSYLVKAPSFGGFLAQIEAFLSYWQVNRVVGTSS; encoded by the coding sequence ATGGTGCGTCAGATTCTGCTCATAGATGACAATCCCCAGGACCGGGTTCTGGCGGAGGAGGCCTTTGAGCAGGTCTGCGCCGACTGCCACCTGCTGACCCAGCCCAGTGGCCCTGAGGCACTGGAGTACCTGAAGAACACCACCGTGCTCCCGGATGTGCTGCTGCTGGACGTCAACATGCCTGGCATGAACGGCTTCGAGGTGCTTGCGGCCCTGAAGTCGGATCCCCGGCTGGCCCTGATTCCGGTCGTGATGCTCTCGACCTCACAGTCGCAGGAGGACGTGGCACGCTCCTACACGCTGCATGCCAGTTCCTATCTGGTCAAGGCGCCTTCGTTCGGCGGCTTCCTGGCGCAGATAGAGGCGTTTCTGTCGTACTGGCAGGTCAACCGCGTGGTTGGGACATCAAGCTAG
- a CDS encoding glycerophosphodiester phosphodiesterase — MASPAFRRPLLLGHRGSPKAHPENSLSGFHAALDAGLDGVELDVRRLLDGTLVVHHDAALPDGRALTTLVRSQLPSGIPSLAQALAWAANSGAFVNVELKFESARPDDRVGRTLDLIRTFGLAGQVIVSSFNPWLLLAARREAPEVPRALLVHHGYRWGQLDLIPLMMRWTGCQALHPVHTLVTHQLMAQARVHGWQVNAWTVNSVTEVHRLCGLDVDGLIGDLPHVLLGARAAPRIGA, encoded by the coding sequence ATGGCCTCACCCGCATTTCGCCGTCCCCTGCTGTTGGGGCACCGCGGCTCTCCCAAAGCGCATCCCGAAAACAGTCTGAGCGGATTTCATGCCGCGCTCGATGCCGGACTCGACGGGGTCGAGCTGGATGTGCGCCGCCTGCTGGACGGCACGCTGGTGGTTCACCACGACGCGGCCCTTCCCGATGGCCGCGCGCTGACGACGCTGGTGCGCAGCCAGCTGCCGTCTGGAATTCCTTCCCTGGCGCAGGCGCTGGCCTGGGCTGCCAATTCGGGTGCTTTTGTCAACGTGGAATTGAAGTTCGAGTCCGCACGACCAGACGACCGGGTCGGCCGGACCCTGGACCTGATCCGAACCTTTGGACTGGCTGGGCAGGTGATTGTCAGCTCCTTCAACCCGTGGTTGCTGCTGGCGGCACGGCGCGAAGCCCCCGAGGTGCCACGGGCGCTGCTGGTTCACCATGGGTACCGGTGGGGGCAGCTGGATCTCATACCGCTGATGATGCGGTGGACCGGCTGTCAGGCGCTGCATCCTGTTCATACCCTGGTGACCCACCAGCTGATGGCGCAGGCCCGTGTCCACGGCTGGCAGGTCAATGCCTGGACCGTGAACAGCGTCACGGAAGTGCACAGGCTCTGCGGCCTGGACGTAGACGGGCTGATCGGAGACCTGCCACATGTCCTTCTGGGAGCCCGCGCGGCGCCGCGAATCGGGGCCTGA
- a CDS encoding MaoC family dehydratase: MTTLTPASLADHIGQEVALSEWVEVSQERIDAFAASTGDHQFIHVDPARAAEGPFGTTIAHGFLTLSMLAGEFMNTGGAPHIEGARMVVNYGLNRVRFVTPVRSGTRLRNRAVLLSAEPGAGYLQLTVLNTIEIDGEARPACTAESIFRVYL; this comes from the coding sequence ATGACCACCCTGACTCCCGCTTCTCTGGCCGACCACATCGGTCAGGAGGTCGCCCTGTCGGAGTGGGTTGAAGTGTCCCAGGAGCGCATCGACGCGTTCGCTGCTTCCACCGGAGACCACCAGTTCATTCATGTGGACCCAGCCAGGGCAGCCGAAGGCCCCTTCGGCACGACCATCGCTCACGGCTTCCTGACGCTTTCCATGCTAGCCGGCGAATTCATGAATACGGGCGGCGCACCGCACATCGAAGGTGCCCGGATGGTGGTCAACTATGGGTTGAACCGGGTGCGGTTCGTCACGCCGGTCCGCTCCGGCACCCGGCTGCGCAACCGGGCAGTCCTGCTCTCGGCCGAGCCCGGCGCCGGGTACCTGCAACTCACGGTGCTGAATACCATCGAGATTGACGGCGAAGCCCGGCCGGCCTGCACCGCCGAAAGCATTTTCCGGGTGTACCTGTGA
- a CDS encoding SDR family oxidoreductase, protein MPPQESASVPPSTLKNLFDLTGRVALITGGSRGLGLQMAEALGEYGATVVLTARKQHELDEARTHLQGMGIQAHVYAGDLGDFQNIEPTVERILAEVGPIDILVNNAGATWGAPTAEHPMEAWMKVMNVNLNGTFLLTQQVLRRSMLPRGKGRIINIASVAGLQGNDPRMTATLAYNTSKGGLVNFTRALAAEMADKGITVNSICPGYFPTKMTKGTLAYGEQSILEHTPMRRLGGEHDLKGLALLLASDASAYMTGQNIAVDGGITAV, encoded by the coding sequence ATGCCGCCCCAAGAATCCGCGTCCGTGCCGCCTTCGACCCTCAAAAATTTGTTCGACCTGACTGGCCGTGTCGCCCTGATTACCGGCGGATCGCGCGGGCTGGGACTGCAGATGGCCGAGGCGCTGGGCGAATACGGCGCCACTGTGGTCCTGACGGCCCGCAAGCAGCACGAACTCGATGAGGCCCGCACGCACCTGCAGGGCATGGGTATCCAGGCCCATGTGTATGCCGGCGACCTCGGCGACTTCCAGAATATCGAGCCCACTGTGGAGCGCATTCTGGCCGAGGTCGGTCCTATCGACATCCTGGTCAACAACGCCGGGGCCACCTGGGGGGCGCCCACAGCCGAGCACCCCATGGAAGCCTGGATGAAGGTCATGAACGTCAACCTGAACGGAACCTTTCTGCTGACCCAGCAGGTGCTGCGCCGCAGCATGCTCCCCCGTGGCAAGGGGCGGATCATCAATATTGCCAGCGTGGCCGGACTCCAGGGCAACGACCCGCGCATGACGGCGACGCTGGCCTACAACACGTCCAAGGGAGGGCTGGTGAACTTCACCCGCGCTCTGGCGGCCGAGATGGCCGACAAGGGCATCACCGTCAACAGCATCTGCCCCGGCTACTTTCCCACCAAGATGACCAAGGGCACGCTGGCCTACGGCGAGCAGTCCATCCTGGAGCACACGCCCATGCGCCGGCTGGGCGGCGAGCATGACCTCAAGGGCCTGGCCCTGCTGCTGGCCAGTGACGCCAGTGCGTATATGACTGGTCAGAACATCGCTGTCGACGGCGGCATCACGGCCGTATGA